The following proteins are co-located in the Primulina tabacum isolate GXHZ01 chromosome 11, ASM2559414v2, whole genome shotgun sequence genome:
- the LOC142517736 gene encoding SWI/SNF complex subunit SWI3D-like, translated as MEENRRDSTGTPPTPAIDGHTPVAEPLTSSRRRGGAQKRKSASINSGGGGGTDPQAASSKRQAREKPPVESFPQIHLNGPCTRARVQPNNGDSLSLEVADGKVESEAKAEELRRASENWEELEAEIEAEYEAIISRDSNAHVVPIHAGWFSWNKIHTLEERMMPSFFNGKLESRTPEIYMEIRNWIMKKFHFNPNSQIELEQLSELTVGDLDARQEVMEFLDYWGLINYHPFPKNEPVTAATDDESSKKDSLVDKLFQFETVESWTPVVTRTNMEMPSMSSGLVPESFIAEELNKSEGPSVGYHCNSCSTDCSRKRYHCQKQADFDLCAECFNNGKFGSDMSVSDFILMESAEADGVSGGKWTDQETLLLLEAIELFRDNWSEIAEHVATKTKAQCILHFVQMPIGDVFFNSDDENNVVPKESGLPFSTTTENSSPKANHDIDTDVKDVTEKTENEGDATDNQASSSPMEIPKSEEVDDSHKSLEFMENFTQKALKDAFEAVGSLSSPGNKLSFAEAGNPVMVLAAFLVRLVEPSIASASVHSFLKALSAKHSSDQLAARHCLPLEDPPDDKKKLADSEGAATETVEDEILKDRNEHVEKQNEETPDSAVEGIRIQDDGKEENKESTSEEHKGKKDASSEQKLVVTTSSDKSEFPRKQSLKDAEASSVSASHIHLNFNHVKESENGNSAVELCQSEAPPKNKNTELFFMSNSVTEKEKCTGDEEVKEHVGGKKNSLVTKNDLDINKLNRAAVTAFSAAAVKAKLLADEEESQIRQLAILLVEKQLHKLETKLAFFGDLENVVLRVKEQLDRSKQRLFQERAQIIATRLGMPASAARPTSHHLTPNRAPAPAANFPNQTLRPSMGTNSLRPPISRPIMAPNPASSPSMPINAAGSWMHPNSDKFSSFGSK; from the exons ATGGAGGAAAACCGAAGAGATTCCACCGGAACCCCGCCGACGCCGGCAATAGATGGTCACACTCCGGTTGCGGAGCCTTTGACGTCGTCTCGGAGAAGAGGTGGTGCACAAAAACGAAAATCGGCCTCCATCAAtagcggcggcggcggcggcacAGATCCTCAAGCGGCGTCCTCTAAGAGACAGGCTCGGGAAAAGCCTCCCGTGGAGTCTTTTCCTCAGATCCACCTAAATGGACCTTGCACTAGGGCTCGAGTTCAGCCTAACAACGGTGATAGTTTATCTCTGGAGGTGGCGGATGGGAAGGTCGAATCGGAGGCGAAGGCGGAGGAGTTAAGGAGAGCTAGTGAAAATTGGGAGGAGTTGGAGGCAGAGATTGAGGCTGAATACGAAGCTATTATATCGAGAGACTCGAATGCCCATGTGGTACCTATTCATGCTG GTTGGTTTTCTTGGAACAAAATCCACACACTGGAGGAGAGGATGATGCCTTCTTTCTTCAATGGGAAACTGGAGAGTAGGACTCCAGAAATATACATGGAGATACGCAATTGGATAATGAAGAAGTTCCATTTTAATCCAAATTCTCAAATCGAGTTGGAACAACTTTCCGAGCTCACAGTTGGAGATTTGGATGCTAGGCAAGAGGTGATGGAGTTTCTAGACTACTGGGGTCTGATCAATTATCATCCATTCCCAAAGAATGAACCTGTCACCGCTGCTACT GACGATGAATCAAGTAAAAAGGACTCGTTGGTTGATAAACTATTTCAGTTTGAAACAGTGGAATCATGGACTCCTGTTGTTACTAGGACAAATATGGAGATGCCTTCCATGTCATCTGGATTGGTACCTGAATCTTTCATTGCTGAAGAATTGAATAAGTCCGAGGGACCTTCTGTTGGGTACCATTGCAATTCTTGTTCAACGGATTGTTCCCGGAAACGTTATCATTGCCAGAAGCAG GCAGATTTTGATTTATGTGCGGAATGCTTCAACAATGGAAAGTTCGGCTCGGACATGTCCGTGTCAGATTTCATTCTCATGGAATCAGCTGAAGCCGACGGTGTGAGTGGAGGCAAATGGACAGATCAAGAGACACTTTTACTCCTTGAAGCAATAGAGTTATTCAGAGATAACTGGAGTGAGATTGCTGAGCATGTGGCCACAAAGACAAAAGCTCAGTGTATACTGCATTTTGTCCAAATGCCGATCGGAGATGTGTTCTTCAATAGTGATGATGAAAACAATGTGGTTCCTAAAGAAAGTGGATTACCATTTTCCACTACTACCGAAAATTCATCTCCTAAAGCTAACCACGACATAGATACTGATGTTAAAGATGTCACTGAGAAAACAGAAAATGAGGGTGATGCCACTGACAACCAGGCCTCATCCAGCCCAATGGAAATCCCAAAATCAGAAGAAGTTGATGATTCACATAAGAGTCTTGAATTTATGGAAAACTTTACACAGAAAGCCCTCAAGGACGCATTTGAAGCTGTGGGTTCTCTTTCTTCACCGGGGAATAAGCTATCATTTGCTGAGGCGGGTAATCCAGTGATGGTATTG GCAGCATTTCTAGTGCGATTGGTGGAACCTAGTATTGCAAGTGCCTCGGTTCATAGCTTTTTAAAAGCTTTATCTGCCAAACATTCCAGCGATCAACTCGCTGCTAGACACTGTTTACCTTTGGAAGACCCACCAGATGACAAGAAAAAGCTGGCGGACTCTGAAGG TGCTGCTACTGAAACTGTTGAGGATGAAATTCTAAAAGATAGGAATGAACATGTTGAAAAGCAGAATGAGGAAACACCTGATTCAGCTGTTGAGGGTATCAGGATTCAAGATGATGGCAAGGAAGAAAATAAGGAATCTACCTCTGAAGAACATAAAGGAAAAAAGGATGCTTCCTCTGAACAGAAACTCGTTGTTACTACCAGTAGTGACAAATCTGAATTTCCAAGGAAACAGTCTCTAAAAGATGCTGAAGCATCCAGTGTTTCAGCGTCACATATCCATCTTAATTTCAATCATGTGAAAGAATCAGAAAATGGAAATTCAGCTGTGGAGTTGTGTCAGTCTGAAGCTCCtccgaaaaataaaaatactgagcttttttttatgtcaaattcAGTGACCGAAAAAGAAAAATGCACAG GTGATGAAGAAGTTAAAGAGCATGTTGGTGGAAAGAAGAATTCCCTGGTTACTAAAAATGATCTTGATATCAACAAATTAAACCGTGCTGCGGTGACTGCCTTTTCAGCTGCAGCAGTGAAAGCAAAGCTTCTAGCAGACGAAGAGGAAAGCCAAATTCGTCAGCTTGCCATATTGCTGGTAGAAAAACAG TTGCACAAACTTGAAACAAAATTGGCTTTCTTTGGTGACTTGGAAAATGTGGTTTTGCGTGTTAAAGAACAGTTGGATAGGTCAAAACAGAGGCTTTTCCAGGAGAGAGCACAGATTATTGCGACACGGCTTGGGATGCCAGCATCTGCTGCTCGTCCTACTTCTCACCACTTAACTCCTAACAGAGCACCGGCACCGGCGGCTAATTTTCCAAACCAGACATTAAGACCCTCGATGGGAACGAACTCTTTAAGACCACCTATTTCACGACCAATAATGGCCCCAAATCCTGCTTCAAGCCCTTCAATGCCCATAAATGCTGCAGGAAGTTGGATGCATCCCAATTCAGATAAGTTCTCTTCATTTGGCTCAAAGTAA